The genomic region CCGGGTGCTTGGGCAGGCCGACGAGGATGGCCAGCACCAGGTTGCGGGCGTCGGCCTGGCGCACGGTGCTGTTGCCTTTGAGCGGGGGCATGGTGAGGCTGCGGCCCAGGCCCTCGCTGCCGTGGCAGCTGGCGCACAGCGCCATGTAGTGGCCCCGGCCCGCGTCCAGCGTTCCCGCGCCGTTGCCCGCGCCATTGCCAGCGCTGTCGCC from Candidatus Hydrogenedentota bacterium harbors:
- a CDS encoding cytochrome c; this encodes GDSAGNGAGNGAGTLDAGRGHYMALCASCHGSEGLGRSLTMPPLKGNSTVRQADARNLVLAILVGLPKHPATRQGPTPLPGMPGFMQELTDGEVAALANYTRATMGGQPADVTAAQVADLRSAAGKAGHRPAP